In Geminocystis sp. M7585_C2015_104, the genomic window TGCGGCGAAGAGGTGTTTCATTTCTTCTAGAATCTGATCGTGGACGGGGTTGCGATTGTCCTCCATGTCGTCAATTTTGTCCCAGATGATAAAGGCGATACCTTCGTCGGTGTTAGGTTTTTGGAATAGATATGCTCCTTTGAAGCCGGTTTTGTAGGTAGCTACTGCCTTTTCGAAGAGTTTTTGGGCTTCTGGGAATTTCCCCGGTTTAAACTTGGCAGTAGCCACGTAGGCGCAGCGATGACGTAAAAAGTCCGAGAATTCTTGCATAATTGTGCCCTGATGTAGGTTATCTTAGAATCATCTTAGTTTTTTTCTAGAAGGATTGGGGCAGGGGTGTAATAAAACTCCATAGAGGTTAAAGGCGACAACTTTGTCTTTTGCGGGCGTGCTCAGGTTGAATCCAGGAATAGGCAAAGTGGCTGATGGACTGGATGTCTGGGAGGCGACTGCGGATTGCCTCCATTTGGGATTCCAGAGACGGCCTTTGGCCATCATTTCTTCCCCAGAA contains:
- a CDS encoding antibiotic biosynthesis monooxygenase; protein product: MQEFSDFLRHRCAYVATAKFKPGKFPEAQKLFEKAVATYKTGFKGAYLFQKPNTDEGIAFIIWDKIDDMEDNRNPVHDQILEEMKHLFAAPPETNFYEVLTEITVPS